The window AACCCCGCCGCACCTGTTACAAGCCATGTATATTTTGCGTTTAATTTGCCCGATAAAATTTTAGAATAAATACTCATTGCATTATTTATTAATCGAGACAATTTTTAACTTTCTTGTGCCTCTAGGAATCTTGACGAGGACTTCAGCTCCTACAATATGCCCTGAAATTGCCTGACCGACCGGACTTTTTTGTGATATTCTCTGAATTCCTTTCGCGTTGACTGCCGCACCCGATAATTCTTCAGAGCCTACGAGTTCATACGTGAAAATTTTTCCGGGCTGATCTAAATCTTCAAGCGTTATCGTTAAGCCTATACCGACTCTATTTGTGTCAAGTTTTGCCTCGTCTATAACAGTAACTTTGCTTAAAGTATTCTCAAGATCTAATATTCTATCTTCGAGCTTGGCCTGTTCTTCTTTAGCTGCTGCATATTCTGCGTTCTCGCTCAAGTCTCCGAATGCCCTAGCCTCTTCTAATTGTCTTGCTACTTCCTGACGCTTTACTGTTCTCAAGTGCGTTAATTCTTCGCTTAATCTCTCGTAACCCTTTCGAGTCATCTCATGAGTTTCTGTTTTCTTCATAATAATTCCTCACATTCTGATAAAATATAACTTGCATATTTTACTTCTATAATATATTTTAAGGGAGATGCAAATTTTATGGCACAATATGAAAATTATATGCCTTCTTATGCGGGAACGGATACACTAGAAATAACTAATACACTTTTCCGCAAAGTCTATCAGTTTATGGCGTTAGGATTAATTATTACTGCACTAACAGCATATTTTACGGCAGCGACTCCGGCGATGATAAGATTCTTTTACGGATCAAGAGCTCCGTTAATTATTGCGGCAGTTGTTGAAATCGGCTTAGTGCTTTATTTAGGATTTGCAATTAACAAAATTTCTGCGGGAACTGCTTTAACATTATTCTTGCTTTACAGCTTTGTGAACGGTCTCACACTCTCGATTTTATTGCTTGTATATACTCAGGCATCAGTTTATCAGGCGTTTTTTACCGCTGCGGGAATGTTCGGAGTCATGAGCGTTTACGGGCTATTCACTAAGAAAGATTTAACCGGCATGGGAAGTTTCTTGATTATGGGCTTATTCGGGATAATTATAGCGAGCTTGATTAATATTTTCGTGAGATCTTCAGGCATGGAAATGATTATAAGCATAATGGGAATAATTATTTTTATGGGCTTGACTGCTTATGACACGGCAAAAATTAAGCAGCTTTCTATGACTGTCAACGGAGCGGACTCATCAGCATTAACAAAAA of the Synergistaceae bacterium genome contains:
- the greA gene encoding transcription elongation factor GreA; this translates as MKKTETHEMTRKGYERLSEELTHLRTVKRQEVARQLEEARAFGDLSENAEYAAAKEEQAKLEDRILDLENTLSKVTVIDEAKLDTNRVGIGLTITLEDLDQPGKIFTYELVGSEELSGAAVNAKGIQRISQKSPVGQAISGHIVGAEVLVKIPRGTRKLKIVSINK
- a CDS encoding Bax inhibitor-1/YccA family protein; translation: MAQYENYMPSYAGTDTLEITNTLFRKVYQFMALGLIITALTAYFTAATPAMIRFFYGSRAPLIIAAVVEIGLVLYLGFAINKISAGTALTLFLLYSFVNGLTLSILLLVYTQASVYQAFFTAAGMFGVMSVYGLFTKKDLTGMGSFLIMGLFGIIIASLINIFVRSSGMEMIISIMGIIIFMGLTAYDTAKIKQLSMTVNGADSSALTKIAVIGALQLYLDFINLFIYLLRIFGKQRD